In one Drosophila pseudoobscura strain MV-25-SWS-2005 chromosome X, UCI_Dpse_MV25, whole genome shotgun sequence genomic region, the following are encoded:
- the Alg14 gene encoding UDP-N-acetylglucosamine transferase subunit ALG14 homolog, whose protein sequence is MSTQEAAYPTYVILGSGGHTAEMCKITKALLHRRDSDEYQPIRFIAANNDENSDRQLQAALGHSGAESIFRVPRSRSVGQSWLSSVFTILYALIWSCWLVWRDRPQLVLCNGPGTCVPYCYAAYMWRLLGRLPPKSRIVFVESFCRVETLSLSGRLLLPIVDMFVVHWPGLANRYENRPNLRYFGRLF, encoded by the coding sequence ATGTCTACTCAAGAAGCCGCCTATCCCACATATGTGATACTTGGCTCTGGGGGCCACACGGCCGAGATGTGCAAGATCACCAAGGCCCTCCTCCACCGGAGAGACAGTGACGAGTACCAGCCGATTCGCTTCATTGCTGCCAACAACGATGAGAACTCAGATCGGCAACTGCAAGCCGCTCTGGGGCATTCTGGCGCTGAGAGCATTTTCCGGGTGCCACGAAGTCGCAGCGTAGGCCAAAGCTGGCTGAGCAGCGTGTTCACCATCTTGTACGCCCTGATCTGGAGTTGTTGGCTCGTCTGGCGGGACCGCCCGCAGCTAGTGCTCTGCAATGGTCCCGGCACATGTGTGCCATACTGCTATGCTGCATACATGTGGCGTCTACTTGGCCGCCTGCCCCCCAAAAGCCGGATCGTGTTCGTGGAAAGCTTCTGCCGGGTGGAGACGCTCTCGCTGAGCGGGCGTCTCCTGCTGCCGATTGTGGACATGTTCGTAGTACATTGGCCGGGACTGGCAAACCGCTACGAAAACCGACCCAACCTTCGCTACTTTGGACGACTCTTTTAA